acccttattttggaacggagggagtatatatcatcAGCTGATTTCTCAAATCACTTTTCTTAGTTTACAGAATATCTTTTGTAATTTAAGAAACTGATGCTAACCTTTATTTTCCTCAAACAGGGTGTATGCGAGAATAAGACTCTGGAATTTTACATTATCAGCTATGACGACATTGGTGGAGTGACTTGTCGACGAGTTAGTGAGAATAGGGGGCAAAACTCAGGCTACTCCCCTGTCTTCTGGACTACAGATGCTACATTTCTTGAACCACCATTCTCTGAACGGGAGCTGGATCGTTATAGTTGCCTTGAGCATATTGGAGTTGTTACTTGTGGCCATACAGAGACTTGGAACAAGGCAGTCTCTCGGATACTGTGCATCAATTCAAGTTTTGACCTGGTTCATCCTCATCTGTTAGCTCCCTTTGATGATACCAGGAATGTAGAGGGGAGGATTTGGCTTTATGAAGATGGAACCTTTGGGTTCGGATTCACTGGAAGTAATTCAATTATAGATCTGAAGCATGTCTCCATGGATGGTTGTATTATTGATACATCATCCTAAAGATATGTCCTTCTGGCATGTAATTGTTGCTAGGACTAGGAAGCCATCTGTACATCATTCTTAGGAAAAAAAATTGCATCTGGCATGAAGCATATTGCTTCCAGTTGTTGTACTACTACTATAGATGGCAATTCGCCAGATCTGGCCCTTTGGTCTTGTACTTGTTCGTAGGATAACCGTGTATCCTGATACTGCACTGAATGGTGGTCCCTTCTGGCATTTACTTGTTGCTAGAATACCCTTGTAACATTATTACAAAATTTAATTCTCAATAAATTGGAGTTGCTACTTCTTCGTAGGTGCTGTTTTGTTGTCCCATTTTAGGTGAATGCTGTGCCGTTAAGGGCAGTCACCACTTTTTGCTCAGCTATCAAAATAATTGGTTCACCAATGTATCAGCTTAGCACTTCAGTTCAACCGCGCTGTGTGGATAGGTAAACAGGTAGTGTTCTACTCTTGCATATAGTTTCGTATTACTTGCAGTTGCATTTCTCAAGAGCATATATCCCTGTGCTCCATTCTCGAGAGGTAGTTTGCCTGTCACATCTCTGCATATAATTTCAGTCGGTTTGTATCTGGTGGTAAGTGGTAACAGTGATTTACACAATCTTAAGTTTCCATTTCTTGTATATCAATGCTGTTATACTTGTCTTTCTAATAAACTTGTATCGTCTATCTTTCTCCTCTAGGTGTAGATTTGCTTATCATGAGCCCTCTTCTTCAGCGCAAGTCGCCATGTGGAGCCCAGTAGTGAAAGGCCTGAGGACGCCTAGCTGTTTTTGTGGAAATGCCTCTACATGTACATCACATACGGTCAGCAATTCAAGACCAGTGTTCTGTGTGCACTGTCTGCAGTGATTAGTAGTGATTACTACTTCCCTGGTAGAATATGGTACTGCCAGTCTACCACTTTGCCAAACAGTAGGAAAACGTACAGCTAAGAATAGCAAGCAGATGCAGATTCTATTGTTTGGCCAGGGGATACACAATATCGCAATAAAGATAAGGAATAGTTTCCCCGTTTCCTACTTTTATGCTTCTGGTTCATGAATATAAATATTCATTCTAGGTCCAAGATCTCTTTGGAGCTACTCATCTTCATTATGTGAAATGCCGCATTATCTACATTTAACAGGTATTTTTGGACTAATATTTTATGttggtatatactccctccgtccaaaaataagtGCCGTGTCAAATTTGGACCAAAACCacgacatttattttgggacggaaggGAGTACCACATCATTCATCATTCCGGTTGATTATTAGTTATGACTGTCCCAGGACGCTCTTCATTTTGGTACTGCATGTGGCTAATTCCTTACTCCATTCTTAATATTCTCCCTTTACATGTCAACCGACATGTGTGTTAAGGTCCCTCGTGATAATTCTATGTTGTCCTGCTGTCATAATTACAAATAAGCAAATGAAACAGTTGATGGGAGGAAATTGGCATGCTAGTTGGTCAAAGGACAGCTAGTGATGGTGTCAGGATATCCAAGCTGGGTGCCTGCCTGGTAATCCCAACAGCTGGCAAGTGACTGCCATGATTGATCCTTGAAATTTAGAGCAATTTCTGATCCTCTCATACACTACATTTCAGCTGGCAAGTGACTATAGTTTTCTTCCCAGGGACAGGTTGGTCGTCTCATGATCTCGCAGCGTTCTGATGGCCTTGTGTACTTTTCAGCTGGCAATGAGATTCTAGGGGCGCAAATAAATTGGAACAAGGTAGAAAAGGCCCTATCTGATTTATGCATCTGAACTAATTTTGTCCATCCTCTTGGGCTAACAAGCCGAAATAATGGAACATAAAGaggacaaatcatgttgtggccaTTCAAATCTTTCTCAGTGAATGCATTTTTTATATCCTGTGTTATAAATGGCTTGCCAGTGATATCTTAAGATGTtgctttgctaatgatgccacacccTACATTGTATAGTATAGTTGTATCTTTGGATGACTTCCTTTTCAGTTAATTATGCATAATAGAATACTTCTTCAGTACTGTATCCCCAACACAATGATCTATCATTACTTGCTTCAAACCTGCTAGAAAGCTTTGTTCTATCATCGACGCACAAAAATATATATCATATTTGTACAGCTTGTTGTAATGTCTATTTCAGTACTGATTAATTAATGGGCCTCCAGATCTGTACCTATTCTTTTTGGGGTACCAGCTCATTTCTTTTCTGTGGAAAGATTAAAGTTGTTCAGAGTTTTCTTCTTTTAGACATAAAATAAGTTTTGCCCCTATTACCTATTCTTCTTTAGCCAAATGATAAATCAACTTACATTTCTCTTGCTTGTATGCACACAGACGTCTTCGAACCAGGTAGAGATATTTTGACATGGATATAACAAGGTTTACATGCGTACAAGGCAATAACATAATTGTCTTTGGAATGCACTTGATCTCGATTGGAAAATCTCAAAAGAACCACGCAGCAGAAGGATACACTGCTCTGGTGCAAATGCAGAAGGGCTCGTTATTCATCTCTGGATATCCTCAAGGACTGACTAATACTCCGAGTCTTCATCATCCACTGACCCGGCACTCTGTGACGTCTTGTCGTGGTCGTTCTCGAGCTGGCTGAAATTGCCCTTCTCTTTGATCAGCTGGGTGTGGTGGTGCTTGCAGAAGAGCTTGCCCTCGTGCGCGATGTAATTCGAAGGGCTGATGGTGCACCCTCCATGGCAGCATTTGAAGCAGCTCTTGTGGTACATGGTGTTGTTCACAGTAACCTGCAGAGTTGGTGCGGGTGTCATGATCAGAGCACTGCTATGTATGCAAACCAAAGAGGTATTATATGAACAATACGTCCGCGTCGCCTTGTCTTGTCATAGAAAAAGAAGATTAATAATTGAATGCCCGACTTGGAAATGCAGCAGATGAATATGAATCCAGCCACATGTTGTTAAGTAAAGGAAACTCCAGCTAAAAAGTAGCAGTCCAGAAGATAATAATGCAGATACTTAATTGAGACATAAGAGTAGAAAATAATAGTACCCTCTCAATTGGATAGACCGTCTTGGTGCATCCAAAACATTTCTCTCTGGTGCCAGCAAATGCGCTCGAGACTTTAGTAGCATTCTGCCAAGAAAACACTCATGATAAGCATCACCAAATGTGGTACTAGCTCACAAAGAACAAAGGATCAATAATGCCGATTAGTTGCACGATTTTGTCGATATTCTGCCTATCAGTTTGCAAAACGTCATTTTCTATTGAACTAAGCTCCCTATCTGTTCGGATCCGGCGTTGCACTACCTTTCTTGTTAATGAATAACACGGAGCTCTCTTGCATGGttcgaaaagaaaaggaaaatctatGTATGTTTTGGATTATCTTGGGTGTGTGTTTTTGGACCATCTTTGGAAAAAACAATACTAATGATctcctccctccgtaaactaatataagagcgtttagattaagtagtgatctaaacgctcttatattagtttacggagggagtactttgcaaAGAATAGATAGTAGATGTTAGAGGATATTAGTGAATACCTCATTCCCAACATTCCTTTCTGGCTTGACAACCTTTGGAGTGCCTGAATCAACATTTCTCCATTAGTTTCTGAAGAATTGCGAAGGAATGCAGTGTGATAGGCTAAGGCCGTACCTTCGAAGCTCTTGTCCAGGCTGCCGGTCCTCTTGAAGAGCTGGTCAAAGTGAGGCCTGCAGTAGAGCACTCCTTCGAAGGAGTTGTAATTCGCGAGCTGCGCCAGGGAAACATAGAACAAGTTGAACAAGTGACATCTCAAACTGAAGAATGCGGTATGATATGAGGCAGGAGGActgaggaagggggaagggggaagggggaagtggTACCTTGAGGGTGCCCTTGCAGTGGTGGCACCTGAAGCAGGCCTTGTGGTAGACCCGGTTGTCGGCGGTGAGCTTGTCGACGAGGTACACCGTCTTGTCGCAGGCGTTGCACTTGGTGGTCGTCCCCTGGAACGAAGTCGCCATTGCCTCTTCCGATCTGCAAGCTGCTGCTCTGATAGATGGGGTGATGGCGAGGCGTTCTTCCAACACAAGACTGGCTTGGCTTCGCTCCCGACAGGCCTGGGGGCGAGTGATGATTATATGGTGGTAAATGGCGTGGCGCGGTTGGTGGTGGCCTGCAGCTGCAGGTATTGCATGTTTGCTGCCGCGAGGCGGGGCAGGACAGCTTGGGTGAGACAGGGAATAATGTTGGGGGTGGAAGCAAAGAGCCAGGACGAGTAGTAGTACTAGTCAAGTGGGAATGAGATTGTAGCAGCTCAAGGAAACGAAAAAGGAGGTGGTGGTTGTGGAAATTTGCGGAGGGGCTAAGCAAAATCCACGTGGTAACTGGTGATGACGTGGCAGGGAGAGAAAGCATTTGGGGTGAAAGGTAAATGCCAGCTGATTGCCATCTTGGGGATTTGAGGGGGCTAAAAACCCACGGTAATTTATATTCTtgacatgctctctctctctctctctctcgttaagTGTAATAATCTTTGAGGGTCCCTGATTGAAACGTGCTGCCAGCACACCATATGCACTGGATGAACCAAAGCTCAGTCGGTGGGTCTGCTGGGTGAGAGCATCTTCAATAGAGGATGTAAAAGTTGGTGTccgaaaataataataaaaagtttTTAGACACCTGAAATTTTTAATTCCGTAACATAATTGCATATTTCATAATTTCTAACTCTAATACAAAATGTTCAACATTTAACATTAAAACGACATCACACTAGATAACTAAAAACAGTCCTATGTTAAATCATCACACTACTCATCGTCACACCTACAATACACCATCATGGGAAAGGCGTCTTTGTACGCACAAGGTACCCGTCAAAGTTGTCGTCGTTAGATCCTGATCTGGCGACTTTGGGATTGCTCATACTCAGGCCAGCCGAAATCCACGCTCGGCTTGCCGATGCTGGCAGCGGCGACACTCGTGGGTGCCAttttccttcttggaggcgctgcCTTGGCCTTGATATGTGACCCTCGTCGAGCAGCAGGGGAAACCCTAGGTTCGGTTCTCCGGATCGGATGGCCACGGCGTCACGACATTGTTCCTCTTCTTGAAGGCGTTGTCTTGCTAGATCGTTGTGTCCCGGTGTTGGACTTGAAGATGTTTGACGTCCTGTTGATTTGGTTTGCTCCTCTAGTTTTAGTTTTGGCGGGTTTagttgtgtttcactttgttcaagCTAAGCACCCCGTCTCTCTGCCGAGGGTACCATGTTCATGCCTCCTTgcgttcatgtcatgtgttgtatcTACTGTTGCACTCATTCTCTTACcttctatcaatgaaaagatacgcaagctttgcgtattcgtgAAGTCGTCGTCGTCGAGTTGATGTCGATTGCCCCTTCGGCCGAGGGGCCTACCTCGTGGTCATTGCCGGTAGAAGGCTTCACCTCCTCCTCATCGAAACAACCTTCCTTGTCAATTTGGTCGAACAACTCATGGACCTCGACTTCTATACTGTGTTGGTGCTCCTCGTCCTCCTTCACGCGCTCCGTGTCCCTCTTGGCATAGAATGCAAGCTCTGCCACCACGAGTACCGGGTTAGCTTGGGCCAGCTTCGTCATGTGCAGCTAATAAGTGGCCTCGACTCTACGTGCCTTCTCCGCACTAGACCATGGAAGGGGTGAGGAATCTGTATGGCCAGCCACCTCGGGGAAATTGAGCTCGGCCAAGCTCCGATCGTATCGAACTGCCACTGCATCATACGCGAGCACCGCGAGCTCCTCGGTCTCAAAGGTGCTGAGCCACTCAGGTGATCTCGGCGGCGAAGTGGCCCGACGCCGATGACGAACACCACGGTACGGCATGGCGCTCGCGATGGCTAGTGCGACAACATCTTCGACGGGAGGCAGCGGAGAAGCCCGGTGGCGACAAACAAAATGACTGGTGTAGAAGCTAAGCTCGACTGCGGCGGACGAAACAAGCGCCGATGGCGGCAATGGACGAAACGGACGCCCCACGACCGAAATGGACATATCTAGTGGCGGGGATGATGGATCCGGCGACGATGGGCGGAAGCCGATGGTGGCGGCCGGATTCGTGCGGTGCGGGGATGTGGCACGACGAACGACAGAAATGGGGACAGATTTGGGGAGCAGAGTGACCCGTGGCGGCCAGAATCGGCAGCGGTGCCATCCAGCGACGAAGCACACAgtgccggtcctgagattttgagGGCCCGGGCGAACTTAAAATTTAAGGCCCCTTAATATAAACATCATAGCAATGATAAATAATGATTCTAAAAAAAGCAATGATGATAAATAATTTATGCATCTACAAAATGTTATTAATAATTACTTAAATGCATCCGAAAGCCAATATTTATATAAAATAACTTATACAATTTACCTACAAATTTTCTTGTAGAATTCTCCGATGCAAAGCCATTGTGTCGTGTCAATCTCATCCATCAATTTCTTCTCGATACATAATTTGTTCATCAATAATTTCAAGTTGGAAAGCATCCTTTTAGCTAATGCAACAATCACCGATACATACGTAAATCCAAATAAATCTTTAAACACCATGAGTTTTTTAAatcctttcttcaaagaagtgatcaATTAAAACAAACAAATATTTAACATGAAAATCCTTCCAACTTCTAGAATTCCTTCTTGGCTACCACTTTTATCAAACTATTTCTTCCTCTAGCACGAAGTTTTACTGAAAATTGTAGGAAAATTACAGTATGATATACCTTGGATTGATTAGATCGGCGTCAGTGGCTGGACGCTCGGCGACGATGCGATGGTGTTTTCTGGTGGCGGGCGCTCGGCGATGTGCGTGCTGCGTCGTCGCTGCGTTCAGCGCCGGGAGACCTGGGAGGGGGGCCCTCGATCCTGGGGTGAAGCAGCCCATAAGCCATAGATTTAGGTTGTGCGCGCCTAAATTTATGTTGTGAGGCAGTCCCACAAGCGCTATAGATTTGCAGCACTTGGAGCTAAAATTTAAGGCCACTGCAATTTTTCTTTACACTAAATAGAGATACATCCCCAAACCGTATTTTGTTTGGACATGACCGTTGTTTTATATCATCAATTGAAGATGTTCTTATTTCCAGCATGCGGTTGCTTCTTGTGCAAGTGGAACCAAGTCAGTTTGGCAAATATTTCTAGGTTGCTTCTTGTTAAAGTACTCACAGAAAAAAGTGCTAACAGAAAAATCAAAGTGTCTTTTTCTTTTGTGTAAATTCCATTTCAAGTCTGTGCGCACTCCCTTcaacctaaaaataaataaatggtgaGTGCATTCTGCACAATTAGCCACAAGTGTTTCCCAAACTAGAATGTCGAAGTGTTAGATTACTCAACTGATACATCAAAAAAGCAAGACTGCATTTCACTTTTACTTTTCTTCATGTAATTTGAAGTTTTCTGTTCAAAGTTTCCACAAACCGCACAGCTGGCTAAAATCAATACCTTCTTATTTGTACATTTTAGCACTATTTAAGATATAGGGCCGGCTCACTGAGGCTCGTCTTTCAAAGTAACTTTTTGCATTCCCTAGCATCTTCTATACTATCTCGGTCTCATAATACAATATGTTATTACAGACAATATGGACAGAGGAGTGCATGTCAATTGTTCTTGTAATTTCCCATCAGTCCTTGTGTGTCGGCAGCTTAATTAGGCTGCTACTGAGACATGTGTCTATGCGCTCGGGAGAAGGAAAGCCGCTGATCTTGACCCCTCGAATCCAAACATAATTAGATTGTTTTTGTTACCACTTACCAGTAATCAATCCACAGCCATCATCCGCCGACTGAAATGCTCAAAGAGGTTCCTGAAAGACAAGGCCACCGCAACAGCCAAGCGAAAAAGGCAAGTGGGTCTGCCTGTGCATCAACGCAACTCGTTGTCAGAATCCCCTGTTGTTGCAATCTTCACTCTTACTCATTATCTATGACCCATGTTTTCAATACTCAATTCAATCATGTAATAATATGATATTCGTGTGTTGGGTGGCATGTAGGTCTCTTCGCGGGACCGGGTCAACTCGTTTTCTGTATTTTCATCTTATACTCTATCTGTATTTATTTATATTGGCACCCAGAAACTCCAATTGGGATCAATCAAGTGCACATTTGCCATGAACTGATAATGCATGAACTGCAGCCACCGACAAGCAACAAGTCTTGAAAACCCATGATAATGGCAAATAATG
Above is a window of Triticum dicoccoides isolate Atlit2015 ecotype Zavitan chromosome 5B, WEW_v2.0, whole genome shotgun sequence DNA encoding:
- the LOC119307952 gene encoding LIM domain-containing protein WLIM1-like; amino-acid sequence: MATSFQGTTTKCNACDKTVYLVDKLTADNRVYHKACFRCHHCKGTLKLANYNSFEGVLYCRPHFDQLFKRTGSLDKSFEGTPKVVKPERNVGNENATKVSSAFAGTREKCFGCTKTVYPIERVTVNNTMYHKSCFKCCHGGCTISPSNYIAHEGKLFCKHHHTQLIKEKGNFSQLENDHDKTSQSAGSVDDEDSEY